A stretch of DNA from Chelonoidis abingdonii isolate Lonesome George chromosome 8, CheloAbing_2.0, whole genome shotgun sequence:
TcctggggtttgttttgctgttgttGCTTTAATCGTGTTTCTTGAAagttgcaaaaaaaccccagcaatCCCCAACCTCTCACCCCTGCTCCTGTTCTATGGGACACAAACAAGCAGGAACgcaactctcccctcccccctagcGCAGCATGGCACAGCCAAGGGAGCGCACCGCGATAGACCCCGAGGACTGCCCACGCCCCGCCCCCTCGCAGGCTGTGACGCAACAGCCACGCCACATTCGGTCGCGTCTCTCTCCTTTGCGCCGCACGCTCCTGCGTGATGACATCACACCACGATACTGATAAAAACCCCGCGCGGCGGCGGCTTCCGCCTTTTGAGAGGCTTGAGCGCTGGTGAGATGGCGCCGGTGAGTGAGCGGGACGGGCGCGTGGTCCCCCGGCGGCTGCGGGAGGGTTAGGCAAGCCCGGTACCGCTGCGCCGGCCCCTGCTGGCCGCCGGCTCCCTTCAAGGGGAGGGGCGGGTCTGCGCCAGCCTGTCCCTGCGGGCCGGGGTGGTTGATGGCTCCCGTGGGCCTTGGTCCCGCTTCAGTGCAGCCGGACAGGTCCTGCCCCCTTGCGTTAAGGCTGACACTGTCCCGAGGCGAAACACTGAGGGCGGGGGGACAAGGGCCGTGGCTGGGGGGTTATAAAGCGGGTAGCCCATGGGTGTAGAACCCAGGACTGCAGAGCTCGCGCGATAACCGTGGGCTAAACTCTTAACTGcgcccgtgcctcagtttccccaaagtcGAGCTAACGCCTCACTGCCTTGCCGAGGTGGTTATTAGCCTAGCAAAGTGCGTTGTCTTCTTGAGGTGAAAGGCACCATGTAAATGCACAGCCCGTTCAAACTGAGTCTTTCAGTAGCGTGACTCGGACCCTGTGAAATCTCAGCTATGCATTGACTGCTGTGTGCGCAGGCTATTTTCAGACATGAGTGCTTAGCTAGGCACATAAATCCATATTGAAGCACCTTAGTACAAGTGGCCCGcttttttttcagaggtgctgaagacTCCCTGGTCCTATTCATTTGAATGGAGCTgggggtgctcagtacttctgaaaatcttccaTGGCGTCATCTTTTTTGGTTagcattttcaaacatgggtgcctAAAGTCTCCATCCTCTGAGCGTGTTTTGTTGCTGTACTGTCTGTCCATTTTGGGAGTTGGCCAAGTTGACTTTAATGCTAATTTGGTAAGAGTTTTCAGTACTTATAGTAAGTAGTCTGGTAATGAGAAGTCCTATAACTGATATGATCTATAGAATAAGAAACTAAGGCCTACAACAAGAAGGCTTTGCTAGTATAATTACACCAGTATAGTTAAACTCTTATATTTGTATAAAAGTACTTGGGCTGGCATGAGCTATACTAGTTAAAGTGCATTTACACAGGTGAAACTGCAACTACAGTAGGGCTTTTACCAGCATAgttatgttagtctgtatccacagaaacaacaaggagtttggtggcactttagagactaacagatttatttgggcaaataaatctgttagtctttaaggtgccaccgaactcccGTTGTTTCAGTAAAACATGAAACTCCCTGTCTGACATAACAATGCAATAAAATGTATAAGTTTAGCCCAGACTTTAGAAGCCAATGTAATCAGCTCTTTGTCCAGGAGGTGTCAGGCAATTATGTGGCCTACTCCTTGCAAGAGACAGTGAATGAGTCCATTTAATGATAGTATAAATAAACTAACAAACAGGATTCTGTTTTCATGCAGATGTCCCTGGTAGTAGTAgggttttgctttttgttttgttttttttaaagtgtgtgggagggagtgatACGTAATAACTAGTTgacttatttttaaagcaaaaagacAGAAAGTCAAAAAAATCAGCTTGGAAGTTTAGCCTTGACCTAACCCATCCTGTAGAAGATGGAATATTTGATTCTGGAAATTTTGTAAGTAGCTTTATTATTCATATTCTTAATGAACAACTTTATAATATGTTTAAGTATATATGGAGATCAGACCAcagcttaatttaatttaatttttttttaataattggagataacctctctcctagaactggaagggaccttgaaaggtcatcgaatccagccccctgccttcattagcaggaccaagtactgatttttgccccagagctctaagtggacccctcaaggattgaactcacaaccctgggtttagcaggccaatgctcaagccactgagctgtccctcccctccccagttgaCAAAGTATATTAATTATAagtttacaaatgtaaattatcAGTATAGTTTtatcttttaaatgtttgttaaaaagGCTTGAATTTTCAATCAAAAGTATGGAACATCTTTTATAGAGAAGAAATTTTATTAATTACATTAAAAGTGTTGAAGATTGTTAGAGGTTGTTTCAGTTGCTTACAGCAAGATTTTACTGTGATATGTACATAACATATACAGTACATTTGGATTTTTCACACGTGCTATCTGGCTAGGGTCCCTTCCCTAGTGCATACCTAGGGCACCATTCCCTAgtgttcttttttcctcttttattgaAATAGGAACAGTTCCTAAAGGAGAAGGTtaaggtcaatggaaaaactggAAACCTGGGGAACGTAGTTCACATTGAACGCTTTAAGAACAAGATCACAGTCATATCTGAGAAGCAGTTCTCTAAAAGGTGGGCATAGTTTTTATCTATAAGGTGGTTGTTGATTTGCTTGTCCATTTATACATATTATGGTTCAATTGATTCTGAATTATGATTAGATGGACAGGATATAATTTAATTCTGATATGATCTAGTGTAAAATAGTGTAATAGCTAATTTTCTTAACATGTAAATATTAGTGACTTAAGCCAGGCCTACACACAGTTTTTATATCAATTTAACTTATGCTTAGCCATGTGATGTGTTTTTGTACAGAAATAATTAAATCAGTATACTCCTTGTGTGAACTGAGGCTATGTCGACACTACAAActttacagaggcacagctgtgcccctgtaaggtctcccatgtagtcactctatgctgacgggagagagctctcccattggcataattaaaccaccccagcAAGCGGTATAATTAAACCGCACCCGACTGACAAAAAGGCTTGCGTAGACATAGTCATGGTGTTTGATATAGTTGCCTTATACGGGGTTAGCTTATTCTCCATAATTTAGGGGAATATGCTGTatcacaggggtcagcaaactttcagaagtggtgtgccgagtcttcatttattcactctaatttaaggtttcatgtgccagtaatacattttaatgtttttagaaggtctctttctataagtctataatatataactaaactattgtatgcaaagtaaatagggtttttaaaatgtttaagaagcttcatttaaaattaaattaaaatgaagagcccccccggcccggtggccaggacccggggagtgtgagtgccactgaaaatcaggtcatgtgccacctttggcacgcatacCATAGGTTGACTACGCCTGCTGTATCAGAATAAGCACCTTTATATTGTATCCACACTGGGGAATTTGTGGGGGATTGTACCCCCTTAACAGTTAAGGAttacagtttgtgtgtgtgtgtagataagcTTTTAGGATGGGGAGAATACTAAACTAAGTGTGCCAGTGTCAGTTTCTAGTGCTTTGACATCACTGTCTTCACTGCCATAGCACAGTGTGATAGTGAAGTATAGCATACTGCAAACATTTGATACTTCAGGAATGAAATTCTGCATATGAAGTAATTAATATACATGTAATCTATTTTAGTTTCTGAACAGGCGTGTTAGGCATGGTGACCTTTTGAAATATTCAGTGTCTACTAAAAACTGCAATTTTTGTATTGGTTACATTCATAAAATTGAATCCTGATTGTCACACAGAAGACAGCAATAAGAAGTCTTATGAGAGAATGTTAATTGATAGTTACTTTTTTTAAAGGTATCTGAAATACCTCACAAAGAAATATCTCAAGAAGAACAATCTTCGTGACTGGCTTCGTGTGGTCGCATCTGATAAGGAGACATATGAGCTGCGCTACTTCCAAATCAGTCAAGATGAGGAAGGATCAGAGTCTGAGGAATAAATGAAGCTTTTACTGAAAGCTTTATGCTCTTAAACAGCGTACAAAAGACTAAACATCTATTTATGAAAGCACTTTAACTTATTGGTGAATAAAGGTTTTGtacactgtttcaaaaaaagttCCTGCTGAAGTGTGGTCAGTGTCAGCTTAGTAACCTTTCTTGCACTTTCATTCACAGTAAAAGGCCAGTGTAGAGACTTGTACTTTGTTTGCAGTTCTCTTTCATCAggataaatcaggagtaacttatGAAGTCAGTGGCGTTCCAGTGGTGTAGTAAAGCTAATGAAAGAGAGGAAAATTGGGCACTTTGCGCTTGTATTTACATTAAATTTGCATACATTCAGAACACATACTCACATTTGGGTTTTGGCATGCACATTCTTATAGGACTTCTTGTGACTCTAGAAGGCCCTTGACCACTATATTGTTTTAACACTATATTGTTCAAATTAGGTAAAATAAGGGTTGAAGGTGTAATGTACGTATATAATTATCAAAGAAAAGCAAGATTTTGATGATGCTCAAGAATGTGATCTGCTTATATACAGAAAATAACGAGTAAAGTGCCATGGGCTAACATGTAGCTTATATCCCTAAATTAGAATACAAATAGCAAATAAATGTCATTTATTTTCAGTTATCACCAAGTTTTCTAGTTTAATCCCCACTACTGgagtattttaaaaactaaaataaggaataaatatttagttttatttctCCAGTGACATAAAATCAGAGTCCCTATTGATAGTCACATTTAAAACGTTGCATCTTGCCCTCTTTTTGTACTTTTTGAGTTTAGAATTTCTTCTTCTAATCCCGACTTTAATTTTTTTGCTCAGTTGGCTGACTAGCAGTTCTGTATTTAAAATCAAAGGATCCCACACCGAGGATGAAATAATTCAAACTTTAAAATatcagaataaaatggattagGGACTATGCAATTATTTTCTTCATATAAGCAAGATCTAACTGGGGGTATCTTACAGAGCagcatacacctctacccccatacAACACTACCTGATACAACACGAATTCGGATGTAATTCGGTAAAGCAGTGCTACGGGGgtgcggggctgcacactcctgcagatcaaagcaagtttgatataacgcagtttcacctataacgcagtaagattttttggctcccgaggacagtgttatatcgggatagagatGTACTTAATGCCTGTCCTAAAAAGTGTGTGGTCTAAGGACCAAATTCTAGTTTCATTGAAAGGAATTTTGCCAAAGCCAGAATTTTGACCATGAGCCAGACTGTAAACATGGCAAATTGTATTAGGGATTGTTATACATTGTGGAGTTCCCTTTGAGGTTTATGCTGTGTGTTGCACAAGccttcaaaattatttaaaaaaatttttttttaataattaaagttGAGGGATCAAATGACTCAGATAGCTAATAAGATAGTTCTAAGATGGCTCAGATAACTGGTGATCAAAAAATTGCTGTGTGATAGGTGAATTTGGAATGAGTTTTGATTTCAGTCCATTACTATGTAGAATAGTCCATTCTTTCTTATTTTCACACTTTTAGTAAatgtaacatattttaaaaataaattagttgtATTTTGATAGCTGAAAGTTGTCTGCTTCCCCCCCTTAGGCAGCAGTGCACATTAGGTTTGggctggcagatggtacaaaaaaCAGTATTTGGAAGGGGTGTGAAATATTTCTCTGGCCTGATTTAATAATATCCAGTAACCAGTAACTCAATCCAGTGTTTTATTAACAGTTAATCCTAAATTTTTAAGAGAGCCAGATTTTGCTTGTGCCAAAATTAGTAGTGAGCATGTGATTGGAAGTGGGATGCTCCTGGCTGAAGTTCTCTATGTGTAAAGATGTCCCTCTAACATGTATGCCCTGGTTTAGGTGAGCTCCAATATCAAGTTCCCTCCCCAAATCACTCTGTCTCCCAGTGGAGGAAAAGAGTCATTAATAGTTCTCTGGAAGTCTGCTTTTAGATCCTGATTAAGCCAGCATAATCGTTTCATGGAAGGATTCCTCTGCCCGCTGTGAACGGGGTAGAATCAGCCACCTCTGCAATATCTGAGTCCAGTAGGAGTGATCCACATGGGACAGGGGGGATGTGCATAGGAGAGACTGAAAGATTTGCTGGAAGTTTTCCTCCTTTAGTACCTTCCTACACGTTTTAATGCCTCTATTTTTAGTGGCAGAAAATAGTAAGTTCAGTAAGCAGAGAAGAACCTGATTTTGAAAAGATTTCATTGTGAGTGtccaaaaagaataaaaacatgcATTAAAAATTGTTTGACGTAGAGAACATTTAGATACTTGAGTATAGAATACCATAcaaatacaggtctgtcgcatcttacgcgtgtttaacatgcgcgatttcggCTTTAtgtggtcggcaaaaacaaaaagaaaacaatttgaaTACTGTTTCCGTAGAGCAGGCGATTCCACTCACCATTCAACCCAATgtcattttgactatatgcggttTTCACTTTTAAGTGCTAACCGCAGAAcggaacccccgcgtaagatggGACTCGGCTGTACAGTTAAGTGAGTATTTGTACATCAAACAGGTAGTGGATATTAGTTGTTAAAATCATTAGAATATTCATTCTCCTGTTCTTTTGAAAGTTAATAGTGGGTAATTTGAAGATTGCTGCACAGTGTAGCAAGGGGACACCAACATCTTCCAGGATAAGAGGAAATTCATGTTTCCATGTAGTTAAACAGAGCCTGAGCAAGGCAAGTGATAACGTAGGTGAGTTTTATGGAATTAGCAATTTTGTTGCATATTCCTGTGGTGAACTAGGAGGTTCTAGAAGAGTGTAACAAAATTTTCTCCTTGATTAGCACGTCTGAATATATCATTATGACGTCTGGCTCTAGAAGTGTTTTAAGTTCCCGGTGGATTTCTCTATACCTCAGCAATATGTTTTTGCTGACATTGCATACACAACTACCTCTTCAGAAAACTGCTAAAATACAAGACAATGCTGAAAAATAAAGTTGGCACAGCCAACTGTCAAACATTTATAATCCAAATAAAGGAAagtaaatgtcaaaaaaaaaaaaaaaggttaggcTCATGTCATTTTTCAATTACAACTGGTCCTAAAATACAGACTGCAAGACAAAGTTGAAGTTGGAAAATGGCCACAGCTGATGTCAATTGTCATAGCTTTAGTGACTTTAATCGCACTATGACAattgacagcagctgaggatcttccccctcccacccaaatgGGGAAACAATACAATAGCAACTCCACTGCTCTGaagtaattaattttttaatttgaagatGTCTGGCATTTTCAAAATAAACTACCACATGTCCAATGGTGCACTTGTCTCAGATGACTCTACTTTTGAGGtattgcggacgataccaagctgagaggggttgcaagtgctttgagcatggtattaaaattcaaaatgatctggacaaatggtctgaagtagataggatgaaattcaataaggaaaaatgcaaagtattccacttaggaagcaACAAtcgcacagctacaaaatggggcgTGACTGCCAAAatagtacagcagaaagggatctggggggtcacagtagatcacaagctaaactgCAGTCAGTGTAACGTTGtacaaacattctgggatgtattagcaggagtgttttaaGCAAGGTggaattcttctgctctactttgCTGATACAGCCTCAACTGTAGTATTGCGtcctgttctgggtgccacatgtCAGGAGAGAGTAGAAAAAATTTTAAAACGtctggaggagagcaacaaaaatgattaaaggtctagaaaacatgacctataataAGCAAAGGTTGAAAAGTTTGGGTTTgttggagaagagagagactgaatggGGACATAACGGTTCTCAAGTacagaaaaggttgttacaaggaggcaggagaaaaattgttctcattaccCACTgaagctaggacaagaagcaatgggcttaaattgcagcatacTTCCTATCAGGGTTGTTAAGCACTtaaataaattgcctaaggaggttgtggaatcttggtcactggaggattttaagatcAGTTTAGACAGATACCTGTTAAGGATGATCTAGAATCGATAATACTTGCTCGTGCCTTActtgcaggggattggactagatgacctcttgaggtcccttacagtccAATGTTGTGTGAAAACTTGTGACCTTGTTCACAGCCCTGATGGTGGTCTCTTCGAGCTGCTAAGATGCACATCTTGAAAGACTCAAAGGTAGGTAGGACAAAGGTTGCCAGACTCCAAAACTATAATTCCCCCTCTGCTT
This window harbors:
- the RPL22L1 gene encoding ribosomal protein eL22-like isoform X2, translated to MAPQKDRKSKKSAWKFSLDLTHPVEDGIFDSGNFEQFLKEKVKVNGKTGNLGNVVHIERFKNKITVISEKQFSKRYLKYLTKKYLKKNNLRDWLRVVASDKETYELRYFQISQDEEGSESEE
- the RPL22L1 gene encoding ribosomal protein eL22-like isoform X1, which gives rise to MASSFLVSIFKHGCLKSPSSERVLLLYCLSILGVGQVDFNANLQKDRKSKKSAWKFSLDLTHPVEDGIFDSGNFEQFLKEKVKVNGKTGNLGNVVHIERFKNKITVISEKQFSKRYLKYLTKKYLKKNNLRDWLRVVASDKETYELRYFQISQDEEGSESEE